A region of Streptomyces cinnamoneus DNA encodes the following proteins:
- a CDS encoding VOC family protein yields the protein MNILGTSLRVCVDDLDASIAVYERLTGQEAVRFQRGGVKVAAVGCFFLMSGPEAELSILRRIAATVAVTDVDEALADLQAVGADIIAGPVPTPIGRNLVARHPDGSVFEYVDRRRPG from the coding sequence ATGAACATTCTGGGGACTTCGCTGAGAGTGTGCGTCGACGATCTGGACGCGTCCATCGCGGTGTACGAACGGCTGACCGGTCAGGAGGCGGTGCGCTTCCAGCGCGGTGGGGTCAAGGTGGCGGCGGTCGGCTGCTTCTTCCTGATGAGCGGACCGGAGGCGGAGTTGTCGATCCTGCGGAGGATCGCGGCGACGGTCGCCGTGACCGACGTGGACGAGGCGCTCGCGGACCTCCAGGCGGTGGGGGCGGACATCATCGCCGGCCCGGTGCCGACCCCGATCGGGCGGAACCTGGTGGCCCGTCACCCCGACGGCTCGGTCTTCGAGTACGTGGACCGCCGCCGGCCGGGGTGA
- a CDS encoding CU044_2847 family protein yields MKTFEFPLESGGTILVESTQAAFQAADGVVTRGFSAQAAVARAEQTFEAALGTVRTVAESVVAQLCGLRLRPDTVTVEFGVVLGAKAGAILTAGAESHFQVTLSWDGSTPPRP; encoded by the coding sequence GTGAAAACCTTCGAGTTCCCCTTGGAATCGGGCGGGACCATCCTGGTCGAGAGCACCCAGGCCGCCTTCCAGGCCGCCGACGGCGTCGTGACGCGGGGCTTCTCGGCCCAGGCCGCCGTCGCCCGGGCCGAGCAGACCTTCGAGGCCGCCCTGGGCACCGTGCGCACAGTCGCCGAGAGCGTCGTCGCCCAGCTGTGCGGCCTGCGCCTGCGGCCGGACACTGTCACGGTCGAGTTCGGGGTGGTGCTGGGCGCCAAGGCCGGGGCGATCCTCACGGCCGGCGCCGAGTCGCACTTCCAGGTGACCCTCAGCTGGGACGGCTCCACGCCGCCGCGGCCGTGA
- a CDS encoding GNAT family N-acetyltransferase translates to MALSLRTPRLTLRRWREDDIVPMAAINSDPEVMRWIGDGSVRDRSQTEAGIVAWEREWEERGVGLFAVEERTSRQLVGFAGLSEPVFLPEILPAMEIGWRFGRPYWGRGLATEAARAALDFALRDRGLGRVVSVCAPGNVASERIMRKLGMRRERETAHPLHGVPLRVHVIEARS, encoded by the coding sequence ATGGCCCTCTCCCTCCGCACCCCGCGACTGACCCTGCGCCGCTGGCGCGAGGACGACATCGTCCCCATGGCGGCCATCAACTCCGATCCGGAAGTGATGCGTTGGATCGGCGACGGCTCCGTCCGGGACCGGTCGCAGACCGAGGCCGGGATCGTCGCGTGGGAGCGGGAGTGGGAGGAACGGGGCGTCGGGCTCTTCGCCGTCGAGGAGCGCACCAGTCGTCAACTCGTGGGCTTCGCTGGGCTGTCCGAGCCCGTGTTCCTGCCCGAGATCCTGCCGGCCATGGAGATCGGCTGGCGCTTCGGGCGGCCGTACTGGGGGCGCGGGCTCGCGACGGAGGCGGCGCGCGCCGCGCTGGACTTCGCGCTGCGGGACCGGGGGCTCGGGCGGGTCGTGAGCGTGTGCGCGCCCGGCAACGTCGCCTCCGAGCGGATCATGCGCAAGCTCGGCATGCGCCGGGAGCGGGAGACCGCCCATCCCCTGCACGGGGTGCCGTTGCGCGTGCACGTGATCGAGGCGCGGTCGTAG
- a CDS encoding CoA transferase — protein MIKRSTDALEHVWAALGGDPALTAAVVTDGPGGALQARLPVREMARSTVAACALAAAELAAARRGGGTLPAVRVCDGAVATAFVSERHVRVDGRAATSFAPLSRFWRTADGWLRTHANYPHHRARLLAALGVPDSGADEALVPSVAAALARREAARTEEEVHAAGGLAVAVRTPHEWAVHPHGAAVLQRPLLSLERFADGPVRTLGGLPGGASGALPAGGLRVLDLTRVLAGPVATRTLALLGADVLRVDTPALPESQDLHDDTGLGKRSTVLDLARRADRAAFEELLAGADVVVTGYRPGALDRHGLSPQALAERRPGLVVGQVSAWGTYGPWGDRRGFDSLVQAACGIAATEAGDDARPGALPAQALDHGTGYLLAAAVLRALTRQRTEGGTHLARLALAQTAAWLARDVARDAGEPAAGDVHDPGPWLTERPGPLGRVRHALPPVTFDGGPRDWARPAGRWGADEPAWRPA, from the coding sequence ATGATCAAGCGATCGACCGACGCCCTGGAGCACGTCTGGGCCGCGCTCGGCGGCGATCCCGCCCTGACGGCGGCCGTGGTCACCGACGGCCCCGGCGGCGCGCTCCAAGCCCGGCTCCCCGTCCGGGAGATGGCGCGGTCGACCGTGGCGGCCTGCGCGCTGGCCGCCGCCGAGCTCGCCGCGGCGCGGCGGGGCGGGGGCACGCTCCCGGCCGTGCGCGTCTGCGACGGGGCCGTGGCGACGGCGTTCGTCAGCGAGCGGCACGTACGGGTCGACGGCCGGGCCGCGACCTCCTTCGCCCCCCTGTCCCGGTTCTGGCGCACCGCGGACGGCTGGCTGCGCACCCACGCCAACTACCCCCACCACCGGGCCCGTCTGCTCGCCGCGCTCGGCGTCCCCGACTCCGGTGCCGACGAGGCCCTGGTCCCCTCCGTCGCCGCCGCACTCGCCCGACGCGAGGCGGCGCGGACGGAGGAGGAGGTCCACGCGGCCGGCGGGCTCGCCGTCGCCGTGCGCACCCCGCACGAATGGGCCGTCCACCCGCACGGCGCGGCCGTGCTCCAGCGCCCGCTGTTGAGCCTCGAACGGTTCGCCGACGGCCCCGTGCGCACCCTCGGCGGCCTGCCCGGGGGAGCGTCCGGCGCCCTGCCCGCCGGCGGGCTGCGCGTGCTCGACCTCACCCGCGTCCTCGCCGGACCCGTCGCCACCCGCACCCTCGCCCTGCTCGGCGCGGACGTGCTGCGCGTCGACACGCCGGCCCTGCCCGAGAGCCAGGACCTGCACGACGACACGGGGCTGGGCAAGAGGTCGACCGTCCTGGACCTCGCGCGCCGCGCCGACCGGGCCGCCTTCGAGGAGCTGCTCGCCGGTGCGGACGTCGTCGTGACTGGCTACCGGCCGGGCGCGCTCGACCGCCACGGCCTGTCCCCGCAGGCCCTCGCCGAGCGCCGGCCGGGGCTGGTCGTCGGCCAGGTGAGCGCCTGGGGCACCTACGGCCCGTGGGGCGACCGGCGCGGATTCGACAGCCTCGTCCAGGCGGCCTGCGGCATAGCCGCCACCGAGGCCGGCGACGACGCCCGCCCCGGGGCCCTGCCGGCCCAGGCCCTCGACCACGGCACCGGCTACCTGCTCGCCGCCGCCGTCCTGCGGGCCCTCACACGGCAACGTACGGAGGGCGGCACCCACCTGGCCCGCCTCGCCCTCGCCCAGACCGCGGCGTGGCTGGCCCGTGACGTGGCCCGCGACGCCGGCGAGCCCGCGGCCGGGGACGTCCACGACCCCGGGCCGTGGCTGACCGAGCGGCCGGGCCCCCTGGGCCGGGTCCGCCACGCCCTGCCGCCCGTGACCTTCGACGGCGGCCCGCGCGACTGGGCCCGCCCGGCCGGCCGCTGGGGCGCGGACGAGCCCGCCTGGCGGCCGGCGTGA
- a CDS encoding MBL fold metallo-hydrolase, with protein MTEQTERPLAEPRPLGEVRSWPRSFTDRLTAPLPGVRALARLAREGRLRPGAQALRDVPELPVEPARLPAVDAGSLAVTWAGHASWVLRIGGLTVLTDPVWSRRILGTPPRVTPVGVPWEELPPVDAVVISHNHYDHLDLPTLRRLPPDTHLLLPAGLARWARRRRFTRVTELDWWEAVELPGPAGPVRFDFVPAHHWSKRTLTDTCRSLWGGWVITAPGGRRVYFAGDTGYGHWFERIGERYGDIDVAMLPIGAYDPRWMLGPVHTDPEEAVRACQDVGARAMAPMHWSTFLLSAEPPLEPLRRVRAAWETTGRPRADLWDLAVGASRVLPDV; from the coding sequence ATGACCGAACAGACCGAGCGCCCCCTCGCGGAACCGCGTCCCCTCGGTGAGGTCCGCTCCTGGCCCCGGTCGTTCACCGACCGCCTCACGGCCCCGCTGCCGGGCGTCAGAGCCCTCGCCCGCCTCGCCCGCGAGGGACGCCTGCGGCCGGGCGCGCAGGCGCTGCGGGACGTCCCGGAGCTGCCCGTCGAGCCCGCCCGGCTGCCGGCCGTCGACGCCGGCTCCCTCGCCGTCACCTGGGCGGGGCACGCCAGCTGGGTGCTGCGGATCGGCGGGCTCACCGTGCTGACCGACCCCGTCTGGTCCCGCCGGATCCTGGGCACCCCGCCCCGCGTCACCCCGGTGGGCGTGCCCTGGGAGGAGCTGCCGCCGGTCGACGCGGTCGTCATCAGCCACAACCACTACGACCATCTCGACCTGCCGACGCTCCGGCGGCTGCCGCCCGACACCCACCTGCTCCTGCCGGCCGGGCTGGCCCGCTGGGCACGGCGCCGCCGCTTCACCCGCGTCACCGAACTCGACTGGTGGGAGGCCGTGGAACTGCCCGGCCCGGCCGGCCCCGTCCGGTTCGACTTCGTGCCCGCCCACCACTGGAGCAAGCGCACCCTCACCGACACCTGCCGCTCGCTGTGGGGCGGCTGGGTGATCACCGCGCCCGGGGGGCGGCGCGTGTACTTCGCGGGCGACACGGGCTACGGCCACTGGTTCGAGCGCATCGGCGAGCGCTACGGCGACATCGATGTGGCGATGCTGCCCATCGGCGCCTACGACCCGCGCTGGATGCTCGGCCCGGTGCACACGGACCCCGAGGAGGCCGTGCGGGCCTGCCAGGACGTCGGGGCGCGGGCGATGGCGCCGATGCACTGGTCCACGTTCCTGCTGTCCGCCGAGCCGCCGCTGGAGCCGCTGCGCAGGGTCCGGGCGGCGTGGGAGACGACCGGGAGACCCCGCGCGGACCTGTGGGACCTGGCGGTGGGGGCGTCACGGGTGCTGCCGGACGTCTGA
- a CDS encoding class I SAM-dependent methyltransferase translates to MPEAQGERTGNDGPGPDAPGGRAVYIHGHHESVLRSHGRRRAADSAAYLLPELRPDHRVLDIGCGPGSITADLAVLVPRGRVTGLDAAEGILGHARRAARERGVDNVDFTTGDVRALDFPDGSFDVVHAHQVLQYLDDPVAALREMRRVCRPGGIVAVRDVVYTAMTWYPRVPGLDDWQRLYVRVARAGGGEPDAGSRLLGWARQAGLTDVTTSAGAWCYAGEEQRAWWSGLWADRTLASPYARLAVEGGHADRAELERMARAWHEWGRHEDAWFAVLNGEVLCRV, encoded by the coding sequence ATGCCCGAAGCACAGGGAGAGCGGACGGGGAACGACGGGCCGGGGCCGGACGCGCCCGGCGGGAGGGCCGTCTACATCCACGGTCACCACGAGTCGGTCCTGCGCTCCCACGGCAGGCGCCGGGCGGCCGACTCGGCCGCGTACCTGCTGCCCGAGCTCAGGCCGGACCACCGCGTCCTGGACATCGGCTGCGGTCCCGGCAGCATCACGGCCGACTTGGCCGTGCTGGTGCCGCGGGGGCGGGTCACGGGTCTGGACGCGGCCGAGGGGATCCTCGGGCACGCCCGCCGGGCCGCCCGCGAACGGGGCGTGGACAACGTGGACTTCACCACCGGCGACGTGCGCGCGCTGGACTTCCCCGACGGCTCGTTCGACGTCGTGCACGCCCACCAGGTGCTGCAGTACCTCGACGACCCGGTGGCCGCGCTGCGTGAGATGCGCCGGGTGTGCCGCCCCGGCGGGATCGTCGCCGTCCGCGACGTGGTCTACACGGCCATGACCTGGTACCCGAGGGTGCCCGGACTCGACGACTGGCAGCGGCTCTACGTGCGCGTCGCCCGGGCCGGGGGCGGGGAGCCGGACGCGGGCAGCCGGCTGCTGGGCTGGGCGCGGCAGGCGGGTCTGACGGACGTCACCACCTCGGCGGGCGCGTGGTGCTACGCGGGCGAGGAGCAGCGTGCGTGGTGGAGCGGGCTGTGGGCGGACCGCACCCTCGCGTCTCCTTACGCGCGGCTGGCGGTGGAGGGCGGGCACGCGGACCGGGCGGAGCTGGAGCGGATGGCGCGGGCGTGGCACGAGTGGGGCCGGCACGAGGACGCGTGGTTCGCGGTGCTCAACGGCGAGGTCCTCTGCCGGGTCTGA
- a CDS encoding DUF5107 domain-containing protein produces MSTTVRTAVLTLPAAPLGPENPLPPLSAPQDVHGPGAGLPDDLPPDMARQVRHGRLRSLLPVRRRDDYGRKRVPTDVTAIVVENDRLRATVLPEFGGRVHSLLHKPTGRSLLYTNPVLQPAGYALNGAWFSGGIEWNTGATGHGPLATAPLHAARLPAPDGGEMLRLWEWERLRDLPFQVDLWLPDGSDFLYAGVRVRNPHDRPVPVYWWSNAAVPEDARTRILAPADAAWSYGRERTLRRVPVPAHDGADHTYLLAGERSGDHFYDLPDGERRWVAALDGDGHGLVQTSTDLLRGRKLYAWGTAPADRRRQEWLTEPGTGGYAEVQAGLTRTQLEHVPLEAGGEFAWLEAYGPLTADPGRIHGPDWAAARAEAAGRLQAVLPRAAVDAAYAAWRPYADHAPKETLATGSGWGALEAERSGRELPGTPFPASALGDQQRPWQELLHTGVLTEDGRDPGPSLVSPHWRELLEAAEPGPYASYHLGVAQWHAGDRSQAVRSWECALRDGLDWPALRCLAAADRAAGHHERAADRYAAAARAARTGGATPAALTALTREAACALLAAGRADDAARIVEGVPAPARAHGRFRLLNARILLARGDAAGARAVFDEGFDVDDLQEGERTLADVWYAVAERLVAGPGPVTAEVRARARERHPLPARYDHLA; encoded by the coding sequence GTGTCCACCACCGTCAGGACGGCCGTCCTGACTCTGCCCGCCGCGCCGCTGGGCCCCGAGAACCCGCTGCCCCCGCTGTCCGCACCCCAGGACGTCCACGGCCCCGGAGCCGGCCTCCCCGACGACCTGCCCCCCGACATGGCCCGGCAGGTGCGGCACGGCCGGCTGCGGTCCCTGCTGCCCGTGCGCCGCCGCGACGACTACGGCCGCAAGCGCGTCCCCACCGACGTCACCGCGATCGTCGTCGAGAACGACAGGCTGCGCGCCACCGTGCTGCCGGAGTTCGGCGGCCGCGTGCACTCCCTCCTCCACAAGCCCACCGGCCGCTCGCTCCTCTACACCAACCCCGTGCTCCAGCCCGCCGGTTACGCCCTCAACGGCGCCTGGTTCTCCGGCGGCATCGAATGGAACACCGGTGCCACCGGCCACGGACCCCTCGCCACGGCCCCGCTGCACGCCGCCCGCCTGCCCGCACCCGACGGCGGCGAGATGCTGCGGCTGTGGGAGTGGGAACGGCTGCGCGACCTGCCCTTCCAGGTCGACCTCTGGCTGCCGGACGGCTCGGACTTCCTCTACGCCGGCGTGCGCGTCCGCAACCCCCACGACCGCCCCGTGCCCGTCTACTGGTGGTCCAACGCCGCCGTCCCCGAGGACGCCCGCACCCGGATCCTCGCCCCCGCCGACGCGGCCTGGTCCTACGGCCGCGAGCGCACCCTGCGCCGGGTGCCCGTCCCGGCCCACGACGGCGCCGACCACACCTACCTGCTGGCCGGAGAACGGTCCGGCGACCACTTCTACGACCTCCCCGACGGCGAGCGGCGCTGGGTCGCCGCCCTCGACGGGGACGGCCACGGCCTCGTCCAGACCTCGACCGACCTGCTGCGCGGCCGCAAGCTCTACGCCTGGGGCACCGCCCCCGCCGACCGGCGCCGCCAGGAGTGGCTCACCGAGCCGGGCACCGGCGGCTACGCCGAGGTCCAGGCGGGGCTCACCCGCACCCAGCTGGAGCACGTGCCCCTGGAAGCGGGCGGGGAGTTCGCCTGGCTGGAGGCCTACGGGCCGCTGACCGCGGACCCCGGCCGGATCCACGGCCCCGACTGGGCCGCCGCCCGCGCCGAGGCGGCGGGCCGGCTCCAGGCCGTACTGCCGCGCGCCGCCGTGGACGCCGCGTACGCCGCCTGGCGCCCGTACGCCGACCACGCCCCCAAGGAGACGCTGGCCACCGGCTCCGGCTGGGGCGCGCTGGAGGCCGAGCGGAGCGGCCGCGAACTGCCCGGCACGCCCTTCCCGGCGAGCGCCCTGGGAGACCAGCAGCGCCCCTGGCAGGAGCTGCTGCACACCGGCGTCCTCACCGAGGACGGCCGCGACCCCGGGCCGTCCCTCGTCTCCCCGCACTGGCGGGAGCTGCTGGAGGCCGCGGAACCGGGGCCGTACGCCTCGTACCACCTGGGCGTCGCCCAGTGGCACGCCGGCGACCGCTCACAGGCCGTACGCAGCTGGGAGTGCGCGCTGCGGGACGGGCTGGACTGGCCCGCCCTGCGCTGCCTGGCCGCCGCGGACCGCGCGGCCGGCCACCACGAGCGGGCCGCCGACCGCTACGCCGCCGCGGCCCGCGCCGCCCGCACCGGCGGAGCCACCCCCGCGGCCCTGACCGCGCTGACGCGCGAGGCGGCCTGCGCGCTCCTCGCCGCCGGCCGCGCGGACGACGCGGCGCGGATCGTCGAGGGCGTGCCCGCCCCCGCCCGCGCGCACGGCCGCTTCCGCCTGCTGAACGCCCGGATCCTGCTCGCGCGGGGCGACGCCGCCGGTGCCCGCGCGGTCTTCGACGAGGGCTTCGACGTCGACGACCTCCAAGAGGGCGAACGGACGCTCGCCGACGTGTGGTACGCCGTCGCCGAGCGCCTCGTCGCGGGACCAGGCCCGGTGACCGCGGAGGTGCGGGCCCGCGCCCGCGAGAGGCACCCCCTGCCCGCGCGGTACGACCACCTCGCCTGA
- a CDS encoding CHAT domain-containing protein, whose amino-acid sequence MPTDSTDFVVEIGRGGDTAGRYVVGVSSPAGEETLHVCLDPHAVGARLEDIQSAVLASSVARRAAALGLEQPVREVGVELFGAVFGGHVRSLFLSSRQRAEERDEALRVVLRIRAPELAALPWELLHDADLGGYLCLRDPVVRHVDVPELVLPLRGDPPLRILGMTALPGSRAPLDADSERTGLTLALRPLVDRGLVRLDWVTGQTAEDLRRRLLDGCHVLHFIGHGAYDPARQEGMIALADEQGREHLLHATALAALVSVAKPRPQMVVLNSCQGGMGNSEDLFSSTASVLVRTVPAVVAMQFAVTDKAAARFAASFYQAVAFNRSVDEAVRIGRVALVVDKDDSLEWATPVLYLRGRNARLFDLGVTEDDGGPEPEPSPPPVPPAARITSRVLPAGQWVHAVAFHPDGRRLATGSRRRIRVWDTETGNRVWEQPVGGWLSSVFACAFSPDGQRLATGGADGTARMWAASGDQLLTLRHDHVVTAVAFGPDGRHLATASADRSARLWDTVSGEPLLRVRHDQVVSDVAFDPDGQRLATASGDRSARLWTLSGEPLLRLRHDHGVKTVAFSPTGHQLATGGDDGSVRLWNTHTGHQVLLVRHAGAVKDLAYSPDGHRLATAGADHSAIVWHTADGNRLLRVQHGHTVFAVAFSPDGRWLATGSEDKTVKLTPLPPTAPPRVGDLTAG is encoded by the coding sequence ATGCCGACGGACAGCACGGACTTCGTCGTCGAGATCGGCAGGGGCGGCGACACAGCCGGACGGTACGTGGTGGGCGTCTCCTCCCCCGCCGGTGAGGAGACACTGCACGTCTGCCTCGACCCCCACGCCGTCGGGGCGCGCCTGGAGGACATCCAGTCGGCGGTCCTCGCCTCCTCGGTGGCCCGGCGGGCGGCGGCGCTCGGCTTGGAGCAGCCGGTGCGGGAGGTGGGGGTCGAGCTCTTCGGCGCCGTCTTCGGCGGCCACGTCCGCAGCCTGTTCCTGTCGAGCCGGCAGCGGGCCGAGGAGCGCGACGAGGCGCTCCGGGTGGTCTTGAGGATCCGGGCCCCGGAACTCGCCGCGCTGCCCTGGGAGCTGCTGCACGACGCCGACCTCGGTGGCTACCTGTGCCTGCGGGACCCCGTCGTCCGGCACGTCGACGTGCCGGAACTCGTCCTTCCGCTGCGTGGCGACCCCCCGCTGCGCATCTTGGGCATGACCGCGCTGCCGGGCAGCCGCGCGCCCCTGGACGCGGACAGCGAACGGACGGGCCTGACGCTGGCGCTGCGGCCGCTCGTCGACCGGGGCCTGGTCCGGCTGGACTGGGTCACCGGCCAGACCGCGGAGGACCTGCGCCGGCGACTGCTGGACGGCTGCCACGTCCTGCACTTCATCGGCCACGGGGCCTACGACCCGGCCCGGCAGGAGGGCATGATCGCTCTGGCCGACGAGCAGGGCCGGGAGCACCTCCTGCACGCCACCGCGCTGGCGGCGCTCGTCAGCGTGGCGAAGCCCAGACCGCAGATGGTGGTGCTGAACAGCTGCCAGGGCGGCATGGGCAACTCCGAGGACCTCTTCTCCAGCACAGCCTCGGTGCTCGTGCGCACCGTGCCGGCGGTCGTCGCGATGCAGTTCGCCGTCACCGACAAGGCGGCGGCCCGCTTCGCGGCCTCCTTCTACCAGGCCGTGGCGTTCAACCGGTCCGTCGACGAGGCCGTGCGGATCGGGCGGGTCGCCCTGGTCGTCGACAAGGACGACAGCCTGGAATGGGCGACCCCGGTGCTCTACCTGCGCGGCCGCAACGCCCGGCTCTTCGACCTGGGGGTCACCGAGGACGACGGCGGCCCGGAGCCGGAGCCGTCACCGCCGCCTGTTCCCCCGGCCGCCCGGATCACCTCCCGCGTGCTGCCGGCCGGCCAGTGGGTGCACGCGGTGGCCTTCCACCCGGACGGCCGGCGACTGGCCACCGGCTCGCGCAGACGGATACGGGTCTGGGACACCGAGACCGGCAACCGGGTCTGGGAACAGCCCGTCGGCGGCTGGCTCTCCAGCGTCTTCGCCTGCGCGTTCAGCCCGGACGGGCAGCGGCTCGCCACCGGCGGCGCCGACGGCACGGCGCGGATGTGGGCCGCCTCGGGCGACCAGCTGCTGACCCTCCGCCACGACCACGTCGTGACCGCCGTGGCCTTCGGCCCGGACGGCCGGCACCTCGCCACGGCCTCCGCCGACCGCAGCGCCCGGCTGTGGGACACGGTCAGCGGCGAGCCGCTGCTGCGCGTCCGGCACGACCAGGTGGTGTCCGACGTCGCCTTCGACCCGGACGGACAGCGGCTGGCCACCGCGTCCGGCGACCGCAGCGCCCGCCTGTGGACCCTCAGCGGCGAGCCGCTGCTGCGGCTGCGCCACGACCACGGCGTCAAGACCGTCGCCTTCAGCCCCACCGGCCACCAGCTCGCCACCGGCGGTGACGACGGCAGCGTGCGCCTGTGGAACACCCACACCGGGCACCAGGTCCTGCTCGTCCGCCACGCCGGGGCCGTCAAGGACCTCGCCTACAGCCCGGACGGACACCGCCTCGCGACGGCCGGCGCGGACCACAGCGCCATCGTGTGGCACACGGCCGACGGCAACCGTCTGCTGCGCGTCCAGCACGGTCACACCGTCTTCGCCGTCGCGTTCAGCCCGGACGGGCGCTGGCTCGCCACGGGCAGCGAGGACAAGACCGTGAAACTCACGCCGCTGCCGCCGACGGCTCCACCACGGGTGGGGGACCTGACGGCGGGCTAG
- a CDS encoding aminotransferase class I/II-fold pyridoxal phosphate-dependent enzyme → MQQGSAALPGPGLPVLPELAARLAEAAGRTGPEPLGGGTALRSAAAGYWARRGLPTEPGRVVAAPGAQPLLLALFASAGGEVLLTRPCAPWYGPLARLAGRLAYHVPVPAECGGVPDPFALLETVRRIRAEGGRPRFLVLSVADDTTGTVAPPEILHEVCEAAAAEELTVVSDETWRDTVHDPPPATVFVSPAEMYPDRVVVLTDLAGALTPTAWPAAVARFPAAGTGPALHARAASVLAALRAELPPPIAAAASLALSEPAPVRARTAAAARLYGVLGEALRQRLDAAGALCRPSQTGPHLYADLGELRDALAARGITDSVELEAHLGAVLGHPAPGGHRFGDVPDSLRVRLSTLALLGPADDQRQRALDAPDPLRSPGVAEALSTFGSAFSELAGD, encoded by the coding sequence ATGCAGCAGGGCTCTGCGGCACTCCCCGGGCCGGGCCTGCCCGTCCTGCCGGAACTCGCCGCGCGGCTCGCCGAGGCGGCGGGCCGCACCGGGCCCGAGCCGCTCGGCGGCGGGACCGCCCTGCGCTCGGCCGCCGCCGGCTACTGGGCGCGGCGCGGCCTGCCCACCGAGCCCGGCCGCGTCGTCGCGGCCCCCGGCGCCCAGCCCCTGCTGCTGGCCCTCTTCGCCTCCGCGGGCGGCGAGGTCCTGCTGACCCGGCCCTGCGCGCCCTGGTACGGCCCGCTCGCCCGCCTCGCCGGCCGGCTGGCCTACCACGTGCCCGTACCGGCCGAGTGCGGCGGCGTCCCCGACCCGTTCGCCCTGCTGGAGACCGTGCGCAGGATCCGCGCGGAGGGCGGCCGGCCGCGCTTCCTGGTCCTGTCCGTCGCCGACGACACCACCGGCACCGTCGCACCGCCGGAGATCCTGCACGAGGTCTGCGAGGCCGCCGCGGCCGAGGAGCTGACCGTCGTCAGCGACGAGACCTGGCGCGACACCGTCCACGACCCGCCCCCCGCCACCGTCTTCGTCAGCCCGGCCGAGATGTACCCCGACCGCGTGGTCGTCCTCACCGACCTCGCGGGCGCCCTCACCCCCACCGCCTGGCCCGCCGCCGTCGCCCGCTTCCCGGCCGCCGGCACCGGCCCCGCCCTGCACGCCCGCGCCGCCTCCGTCCTCGCGGCCCTGCGCGCCGAACTGCCGCCCCCGATCGCCGCCGCCGCGAGCCTCGCCCTCAGCGAGCCCGCGCCCGTACGGGCCCGCACCGCCGCGGCCGCCCGGCTGTACGGCGTGCTGGGCGAGGCCCTGCGGCAGCGGCTCGACGCCGCCGGGGCGCTGTGCCGGCCCTCGCAGACCGGCCCCCACCTCTACGCCGACCTGGGCGAGCTGCGCGACGCGCTCGCCGCCCGCGGCATCACCGATTCCGTCGAACTGGAGGCCCATCTCGGGGCCGTTCTGGGCCATCCGGCCCCCGGTGGCCACCGCTTCGGCGACGTCCCGGACTCCCTCCGCGTCCGGCTCTCCACCCTCGCGCTCCTCGGCCCCGCCGACGACCAGCGGCAACGCGCCCTCGACGCGCCCGACCCGCTGCGTTCGCCCGGCGTGGCGGAGGCGTTGTCCACTTTTGGATCGGCGTTCAGTGAACTCGCGGGCGACTGA